The proteins below come from a single Thalassotalea ponticola genomic window:
- a CDS encoding SDR family oxidoreductase, giving the protein MDIKDKVIVITGAGGGLGRAMALQLAKQGAKLALVDLGNDALQVTLDQVVALDANAKTYNADVSNETSVESTFSQIAEDFNGIDGLINNAGILRDGLLLKAKDGDVVSKMSLEQFQSVIDVNLTGVFLCGREAALQMIKYKRQGVIINMSSVARQGNMGQTNYSASKAGVVAMTVTWARELGRYGIRVGAIAPGVIRTAMTDAMKPEMRERLEKMKPVGRLGTPEEIAHTAKYIFENDFFTGRVIEIDGGLAM; this is encoded by the coding sequence ATGGACATTAAAGACAAAGTCATCGTTATCACCGGAGCCGGTGGTGGTTTAGGGCGTGCTATGGCATTACAGCTTGCGAAACAAGGTGCCAAGTTGGCACTGGTTGACTTAGGTAACGATGCGTTACAAGTCACCCTTGATCAAGTAGTAGCGCTGGATGCAAATGCCAAAACCTACAATGCGGATGTCAGTAACGAAACGAGTGTTGAATCAACGTTTTCACAGATAGCTGAAGACTTTAACGGCATCGATGGATTAATAAATAATGCCGGTATCTTGCGAGACGGACTGTTACTAAAAGCCAAAGACGGTGACGTAGTGAGTAAAATGTCGCTAGAGCAATTTCAGTCGGTTATTGACGTCAACTTAACCGGCGTATTTTTGTGCGGCCGTGAAGCGGCACTGCAAATGATCAAATACAAGCGCCAAGGTGTGATTATTAACATGTCATCAGTTGCTCGACAAGGTAATATGGGGCAAACCAATTACTCAGCGTCAAAAGCCGGCGTTGTCGCAATGACTGTGACTTGGGCCCGAGAGTTGGGACGTTACGGAATTCGAGTCGGTGCCATAGCGCCAGGTGTGATTCGTACGGCCATGACCGATGCGATGAAGCCCGAAATGCGAGAGCGCTTAGAGAAAATGAAGCCTGTGGGACGTTTGGGTACACCAGAAGAGATAGCTCATACAGCCAAATATATTTTTGAGAATGACTTTTTCACAGGTCGAGTGATTGAAATCGATGGTGGCTTGGCCATGTAG
- the gmhB gene encoding D-glycero-beta-D-manno-heptose 1,7-bisphosphate 7-phosphatase, translating into MSKALFLDRDGIINIDHGYVYKSEDFEFVDGIFELCAKANKLDYHIYVITNQSGIGRGMYSEEQFLQLSDWMISQFKQRGVSIEQVYYCPHHPQKGVADYKQHCQCRKPEPGMILQAAKEHHIDLSASIFIGDKLSDMQAANRAGVGKKVLVSSRYQQQDVSEQETDILNIESVRSFIAQL; encoded by the coding sequence ATGAGCAAAGCGTTGTTTTTAGACCGCGATGGGATCATCAATATTGATCATGGCTACGTATATAAAAGTGAAGACTTTGAATTTGTCGATGGTATTTTTGAACTTTGTGCTAAAGCCAACAAACTCGACTATCACATTTATGTGATCACCAACCAGTCTGGTATTGGTCGAGGTATGTACAGTGAGGAGCAGTTTTTGCAACTCAGTGACTGGATGATCAGCCAATTCAAGCAACGAGGCGTATCTATTGAACAGGTTTATTACTGCCCCCATCATCCACAAAAGGGTGTTGCCGACTATAAACAGCACTGTCAATGTCGAAAACCTGAACCGGGCATGATTTTACAAGCGGCAAAAGAACACCACATTGATCTATCTGCGAGTATTTTCATCGGTGATAAACTGTCAGATATGCAAGCGGCAAATCGCGCCGGTGTCGGTAAGAAAGTGTTAGTGAGCAGTCGTTACCAACAGCAAGACGTAAGTGAACAGGAAACCGACATACTAAACATTGAGTCTGTGCGTTCATTTATTGCGCAATTGTAG
- a CDS encoding Sir2 family NAD-dependent protein deacetylase gives MMTLYITGAGVSAESGIPTFRGEDGFWTIGSVNYTPMEMATRAMYEHNPVEFLKWYYHRFASYRHHGPNVVHHWLRDKNLITQNIDGLDAKAGNKDYIAIHGRLDQMTLYHPQDQHVETLPTPWDEVDEQHLTESLLDIFRINKTSQQPELNFSYKPYVLLFDEYYTELYRISEAEQRMYNADKMIFMGTSFSVNITQMALRAAISKQINIEIVDPNPIKIDYAKVTYHRMKASDYIQL, from the coding sequence ATGATGACATTATATATTACCGGCGCAGGCGTAAGTGCCGAATCCGGTATTCCCACCTTCCGCGGTGAAGACGGTTTCTGGACCATTGGCAGTGTCAATTACACCCCGATGGAAATGGCCACCCGTGCCATGTATGAACACAATCCTGTTGAATTTCTAAAATGGTATTACCACCGTTTTGCCAGTTACCGACATCACGGACCTAATGTCGTTCATCATTGGCTACGTGATAAAAATTTAATCACCCAAAACATCGATGGTTTAGATGCTAAGGCGGGTAATAAAGATTATATTGCTATTCACGGACGCCTTGATCAAATGACCTTATACCATCCCCAAGACCAGCATGTTGAAACGCTACCCACGCCTTGGGATGAGGTTGACGAGCAGCACTTGACGGAATCGCTATTAGATATCTTTCGCATTAATAAAACGAGTCAGCAGCCCGAACTAAACTTTTCCTATAAGCCTTATGTGCTGTTGTTTGACGAGTACTATACCGAGTTGTACCGTATAAGCGAGGCGGAACAACGGATGTACAACGCCGATAAAATGATATTTATGGGCACCTCGTTTAGCGTCAATATTACGCAAATGGCGTTGCGCGCGGCAATCAGTAAGCAAATAAACATTGAAATTGTCGACCCAAATCCGATCAAAATTGACTACGCCAAGGTCACTTACCACCGTATGAAAGCAAGTGACTACATTCAGTTGTAA
- the mmsB gene encoding 3-hydroxyisobutyrate dehydrogenase, with the protein MANVSFFGLGNMGGPMAANLVNAGHSVMVFDLNKEAIADLVKQGATTAESVADLAKHADVIVSMLPAGKHVESLYLGEQGLIDSIKPNTLVIDSSTIDKPTVLKVANALAAKDVQFVDAPVSGGVAGAVAGTLSFMVGGDKADFERAQPLLTDMGKNIFHAGAHGAGQIAKVCNNMLLGILMAGTSEALQLGISNGLDAKTLSDIMLQSSGKNWTLERYNPCPGVLDNVPSSNNYSGGFMVDLMTKDLGLALDTAIDSQSATPMGALARSLFSLHAAQGYGTSDFSSIFKMFDHQNKK; encoded by the coding sequence ATGGCAAATGTAAGCTTTTTTGGCTTAGGTAATATGGGTGGCCCTATGGCGGCTAATTTGGTCAATGCCGGACACAGCGTTATGGTGTTTGACTTAAATAAAGAGGCAATAGCAGATCTTGTCAAGCAAGGAGCAACCACCGCAGAGAGTGTGGCTGACTTGGCCAAGCACGCTGATGTGATTGTGTCTATGTTACCTGCGGGAAAACACGTAGAGTCGCTGTATTTGGGCGAGCAAGGGCTGATCGATAGCATCAAGCCAAATACGTTGGTTATTGACTCGTCGACCATTGATAAGCCAACGGTGTTAAAGGTAGCTAATGCGCTAGCTGCAAAAGATGTACAGTTTGTAGATGCACCCGTATCTGGTGGTGTGGCTGGTGCTGTAGCCGGTACATTGTCGTTTATGGTCGGTGGTGATAAAGCGGATTTCGAGCGCGCACAACCACTGCTTACAGACATGGGGAAAAATATCTTTCACGCGGGAGCACATGGCGCCGGACAAATCGCAAAAGTGTGTAATAATATGCTGCTCGGCATCCTGATGGCGGGTACATCGGAAGCCCTACAGTTGGGAATAAGTAACGGACTAGACGCGAAAACGCTATCTGATATCATGCTCCAAAGTTCGGGCAAAAACTGGACATTAGAGCGGTACAACCCGTGCCCAGGAGTACTCGATAACGTACCGTCAAGTAATAACTACAGCGGTGGCTTTATGGTCGACTTAATGACCAAAGACCTAGGTCTGGCTCTTGATACAGCCATTGACAGCCAATCAGCAACGCCGATGGGGGCGCTAGCGCGCAGCCTTTTTTCGTTGCACGCGGCACAGGGGTATGGCACCAGCGACTTTTCGAGCATTTTTAAGATGTTTGATCACCAAAACAAAAAATAA
- a CDS encoding HNH endonuclease, whose protein sequence is MTQVTYILNGKTQRKQYVDDKRAHTHIYKWLVKHAKTVSKQAILYSINNGPTTFSRAEDVPYSEQNNTPNFYLTPQWKELRVQALERDKSRCKLCGASASESKLEVNHIKERAKYPELELELSNLETLCEHCHQAKTSRFNRKT, encoded by the coding sequence ATGACTCAGGTAACCTATATTTTAAACGGTAAAACGCAGCGTAAACAATACGTTGATGATAAACGAGCGCATACCCATATTTACAAATGGTTGGTTAAACACGCAAAGACGGTAAGTAAACAGGCCATATTGTATTCAATCAATAACGGCCCAACAACGTTTAGCAGAGCTGAAGACGTACCGTATAGTGAACAAAATAACACGCCTAATTTTTATTTAACGCCTCAGTGGAAAGAGCTTCGCGTGCAAGCGTTAGAGCGAGATAAATCGCGTTGTAAGTTATGCGGTGCAAGTGCCAGCGAAAGCAAGCTCGAAGTCAACCACATAAAAGAACGAGCCAAATACCCAGAGCTGGAACTTGAGCTGTCTAACCTCGAGACCCTGTGCGAACACTGCCACCAAGCTAAGACAAGTCGATTTAACCGAAAAACGTAG
- a CDS encoding HAD family hydrolase — protein sequence MHHYQLYIFDWDGTLMNSINKIVASLQHAAECAELPIPSQSDCKKIIGAGMSQAAMTLFPKATVDQLMELEQAYRRHFVFENRVASPLYPGCLDLINNLQRSNKQLAIATSKGRIGLDNCLRSYNLDGVFDCLRTADDAKPKPHPDMLEQILSAMNMNRKDALYIGDSRYDIEMANNASIDSIAITHGAGEVEDLIQSRPTKLVNSIDELARQILISNNQ from the coding sequence ATGCACCATTATCAGCTCTACATATTCGATTGGGATGGCACATTGATGAACTCTATCAATAAAATTGTTGCGTCATTACAACACGCAGCCGAGTGCGCTGAATTACCCATACCGTCTCAGAGTGACTGTAAGAAAATTATTGGTGCAGGAATGTCACAAGCGGCAATGACGTTATTTCCCAAAGCAACGGTGGATCAGTTAATGGAACTTGAACAGGCTTACCGTCGTCACTTTGTATTTGAGAATCGCGTTGCATCGCCTCTTTATCCAGGATGCCTGGATTTAATCAACAATCTACAGCGGTCTAATAAACAGTTAGCGATTGCAACCAGCAAAGGTCGCATCGGCTTAGATAACTGCCTTCGCAGTTATAACTTAGATGGTGTATTTGATTGTTTGCGCACGGCGGATGATGCCAAGCCCAAACCTCACCCTGACATGCTAGAGCAAATTCTCAGCGCCATGAATATGAATAGGAAAGATGCGCTATATATCGGCGATAGTCGCTACGATATTGAAATGGCTAATAATGCGAGCATCGATAGCATAGCTATTACCCACGGTGCGGGAGAAGTTGAAGATTTAATACAAAGTAGGCCTACAAAATTGGTCAACTCGATAGATGAATTGGCTAGGCAGATATTAATCTCTAACAATCAGTAA
- a CDS encoding phosphoenolpyruvate carboxylase — MSSQLTTSGVKLLKALAKHADIIMQGYVSGRVSELDFDIAALEKLMDLGVLWRPEPGEDLRLRSSMRALLENSLKDERNRQLDANVGSKLATIKTVTKHYKEALHRHAHSEAEVFLEDLAEQVYTLVDSLKSNVRSLWRRIHNEFGYVASINAKIRENELAQSQLTQMRQQLEMFQFNELADLAGSNRELRRLLVVQLQKSHTEIGQELSVAQAKLIDLLGKFRQYLHRSQLLKGFVLHHQQKPDYRLNDYGALHNIPELFNQAKVIMQPASVDVNNIEHEHAFTDIVNRIKQVRHSRSENQQQRQAQNFEVTDIEGIDLEDDGLKQSVEQYFVHIIDCAAPISALEYHHQHGLEFDQEVWVYAVINGFTGLSEDEQDFFEIDSFGRPDPIFTGNFIIEDVSLGLR; from the coding sequence GTGAGCTCACAGTTAACTACCAGTGGCGTAAAACTGTTAAAAGCCTTGGCCAAGCATGCCGATATCATTATGCAAGGGTATGTATCTGGTCGAGTAAGCGAGCTTGATTTTGACATTGCTGCGTTAGAGAAGTTGATGGATCTGGGAGTGCTTTGGCGACCCGAGCCGGGAGAAGATCTGCGCTTGCGCAGTTCAATGCGCGCCCTGTTAGAAAATAGCTTAAAAGACGAGCGAAATCGTCAACTTGATGCCAATGTGGGCTCAAAGTTGGCAACCATTAAGACCGTCACTAAGCACTATAAAGAAGCACTGCATCGTCATGCGCACAGTGAAGCGGAAGTGTTTTTAGAAGATTTAGCCGAGCAAGTATACACCTTAGTCGATAGTTTAAAGTCCAATGTGAGAAGTTTGTGGCGACGTATTCACAATGAATTTGGTTACGTGGCTTCGATTAACGCTAAGATTCGCGAAAATGAATTAGCGCAAAGCCAATTGACACAAATGCGCCAGCAACTAGAAATGTTTCAGTTTAACGAACTAGCCGATTTGGCGGGATCGAATCGAGAGCTGCGTCGTTTGTTGGTCGTGCAATTGCAAAAAAGCCACACCGAAATAGGGCAAGAGTTGAGTGTTGCACAAGCAAAACTTATTGATTTACTGGGTAAATTTAGACAGTACCTACACCGATCACAATTGTTAAAGGGCTTTGTCTTACACCATCAACAAAAGCCTGATTATCGGCTTAACGATTACGGCGCATTGCATAATATTCCCGAACTGTTCAATCAGGCGAAGGTCATTATGCAACCCGCGAGCGTTGATGTGAATAACATTGAACACGAACACGCTTTTACTGATATTGTTAATCGTATCAAACAAGTGCGTCACAGTCGCAGTGAGAATCAGCAGCAACGGCAAGCGCAAAATTTTGAGGTTACCGATATTGAGGGGATTGATCTTGAAGACGATGGTTTAAAGCAATCGGTTGAGCAATACTTTGTCCATATTATTGATTGTGCAGCGCCCATCTCGGCACTTGAGTACCACCATCAGCACGGTCTTGAATTTGATCAAGAAGTCTGGGTTTATGCCGTTATTAATGGCTTTACTGGGCTTAGCGAAGATGAGCAAGATTTCTTTGAAATCGACTCTTTTGGACGACCAGATCCGATTTTTACAGGTAACTTTATCATTGAAGATGTGTCGTTAGGACTGCGTTAG
- a CDS encoding ATP-binding protein: MSGLQRIILIDTHLPGLVELKLSGHTNICGTNASGKTTLQRLVPVFFGESPNKVVPATRDNFQKWYLPRESSYIIYEYQRIDQQVCMAVLTSSATGVQYRFIEKPFNVNDFIGDDLSGKRSIGVSEVVKACKREGVAVTKALNTKEFKAVIQNDRAMMNNSSHKRDLVNAARLFSLCEHNAKLRHIEKLIKAVHSKEGKMETIKAMIAAILEEDGVQTPSSKISKSQVEDWRKECSLIRQFDELMPQYDKLKQVNAGVEHSEQRLAQLQHQLSNDYSILAEAIVKAQSDQQLYKEKLTALNAEFDATRDQLNRDISVAKADVSSAEQHLDKIEDDFNGWQDRNIEQHKLNIDRIPSWQSQLQSASEQHALLTAEHQDIEAAYHKRQAELEKKQSKSIAQLSQLKDTITAELQGQQRLENDALHQLKLQQDNKYQRIVSDFDAQLQQANMALQKLTTEIELSGPTTQEQQAMAQLEARIEEAQREEDVLREQLTKKQEQTQQLKYQQIAVHEQLQKASLKVKQAQAKVDEVDSWLNPGERTLLQFLRNECQGWQDNLGKLIDPSLLNRSDLSPVLSDDHQTQNTLFGVCVDTSVIEESELLQSQAELEQQLQLAQQQLTQVINEKQQLSKQLEELNSQVNNAQNDCTALTSKCQFKQQARLRVQEEKTQLRAEQKQALLERKQKRQKELVNEQSKIDKLTLNKAQAIDEHKDACHDEKMEHELHWQQIINDIQQKLDNANGQIDDAKQQYKLGVKAAKKWYQDELANREVDVEQIALLKQQITELSEQIEVTNKHRDSVAEYLRWYDLVFSKQKAQYLQQLAKAKDNKANSERQLANQQSNYRQQKQQYQEQLQQLDKALSEQNELVKQINQIKQQYALVKLPTIAAQQESGTVASRVSEASELFSQHRQALQQIDDYVHYFDNAIGQKSGISLTETWERARSECQIENGQGIMVLDCRKMVKELDLLLTVMVPQHLEGVRNNGLNFGNDLTQYYNILADIDKRIAAQSRRISKQVDQELFLDGVSESSVKIRSRISEFDFWPTLQKFNKLHQQWLADESAVLPDEDYMLTIREVLDVLGRATMTGGVGQLLDIELHLKEGNSNLVIRTDRQLNESSSHGMAYLILCKFLLAFTRLLRGDSKAVIHWPIDEIGTLANKNVKKIFDACAANNISVLGAFPNPESDVLHFFKNRYLIDKNATTQKLRMVQPKVNPIAEKLKQRRAQEVAL; this comes from the coding sequence ATGTCAGGCTTACAACGGATCATTTTGATCGACACTCACCTTCCAGGGCTGGTAGAACTTAAACTCAGCGGACATACCAATATTTGTGGCACCAATGCCTCCGGTAAGACCACATTGCAACGTCTCGTACCGGTGTTTTTTGGTGAATCACCCAACAAGGTAGTTCCCGCCACACGCGATAACTTTCAAAAGTGGTATTTGCCACGCGAGTCTAGTTACATAATTTATGAGTATCAACGAATTGATCAACAGGTGTGTATGGCGGTGTTGACGTCCTCTGCAACTGGCGTTCAATATCGTTTTATCGAAAAGCCTTTCAACGTTAATGACTTTATTGGTGACGATCTTTCTGGCAAGCGCTCTATTGGTGTGAGTGAAGTGGTAAAAGCCTGTAAACGCGAAGGTGTGGCAGTTACCAAGGCATTAAATACCAAAGAGTTTAAGGCTGTGATTCAAAATGACCGTGCGATGATGAATAACAGCAGTCATAAACGCGACTTGGTCAATGCGGCGCGTTTGTTTAGCCTATGTGAGCACAATGCTAAATTACGCCATATTGAAAAGCTGATTAAAGCGGTTCATTCGAAAGAAGGTAAAATGGAAACCATCAAGGCGATGATCGCTGCAATCTTAGAAGAAGATGGCGTTCAAACTCCGAGTAGTAAAATTTCCAAGTCGCAAGTAGAAGATTGGCGTAAGGAGTGCTCTCTGATCCGCCAATTTGACGAGTTGATGCCACAATATGACAAGTTGAAACAAGTTAATGCTGGGGTTGAACACAGCGAGCAACGCTTGGCACAGTTACAGCATCAATTGAGTAATGATTACTCGATTTTGGCCGAGGCAATTGTTAAAGCACAAAGTGATCAGCAATTGTACAAAGAAAAATTGACTGCACTCAATGCTGAGTTTGACGCTACTCGAGATCAGTTAAATCGAGATATATCTGTCGCTAAGGCGGATGTCTCTAGCGCCGAGCAACACCTTGATAAAATCGAAGATGATTTTAATGGTTGGCAAGATCGCAATATTGAACAGCACAAATTAAATATTGATCGGATCCCATCATGGCAATCACAGCTTCAGTCGGCTAGTGAACAGCACGCCTTGTTGACAGCAGAGCATCAAGATATTGAAGCGGCTTACCACAAACGACAAGCCGAACTTGAGAAAAAACAAAGCAAAAGTATTGCTCAGTTGTCCCAACTTAAGGATACGATTACAGCAGAACTGCAAGGCCAACAAAGGTTAGAAAATGATGCCTTACATCAGTTAAAGTTGCAGCAAGACAACAAGTATCAACGCATCGTTAGTGACTTTGACGCTCAACTGCAACAGGCAAACATGGCGTTGCAAAAACTCACCACTGAAATAGAACTTAGTGGTCCAACTACACAAGAGCAGCAAGCGATGGCGCAACTTGAAGCGCGTATTGAAGAAGCACAGCGCGAAGAAGATGTGCTACGCGAGCAACTGACAAAGAAACAAGAGCAGACTCAGCAATTGAAGTATCAACAAATCGCTGTTCATGAACAATTGCAAAAAGCGTCTCTCAAAGTAAAGCAAGCGCAAGCAAAAGTTGATGAAGTCGACTCGTGGTTAAACCCAGGTGAACGCACACTGTTACAGTTTTTGCGCAACGAATGCCAAGGTTGGCAAGATAACCTGGGTAAGCTTATCGATCCAAGTTTACTCAATCGCAGCGATTTGTCGCCGGTATTAAGCGATGATCATCAAACCCAAAATACCTTGTTTGGCGTATGCGTTGATACGAGCGTGATTGAAGAAAGTGAACTATTGCAATCACAGGCAGAGCTCGAACAACAACTGCAACTGGCACAACAGCAGTTGACCCAGGTAATTAACGAAAAGCAACAGTTATCTAAGCAGTTAGAGGAATTGAATAGTCAAGTTAACAATGCTCAAAACGACTGCACAGCGTTAACATCCAAATGTCAATTTAAACAGCAAGCGCGTCTGCGAGTCCAGGAAGAAAAAACACAATTGCGCGCCGAGCAAAAGCAAGCGTTATTGGAACGCAAACAAAAGCGTCAAAAAGAGCTTGTCAACGAGCAAAGTAAAATTGATAAACTGACGCTCAATAAAGCACAAGCGATAGATGAGCACAAAGATGCGTGTCACGATGAGAAGATGGAGCACGAGCTGCATTGGCAACAAATTATCAATGATATTCAGCAAAAGCTCGATAATGCCAATGGGCAAATTGATGATGCAAAACAACAATATAAGTTAGGTGTGAAAGCGGCTAAAAAGTGGTACCAAGATGAATTGGCCAATCGAGAGGTTGACGTTGAACAAATCGCGCTATTGAAACAGCAAATTACCGAATTGTCGGAACAAATCGAGGTGACCAATAAGCACCGCGATAGTGTTGCTGAGTACCTGCGCTGGTATGATTTAGTGTTCAGCAAACAAAAAGCGCAATACTTACAACAACTGGCAAAAGCAAAAGATAACAAGGCTAACAGTGAACGCCAACTTGCGAATCAGCAAAGTAACTATCGGCAGCAAAAGCAACAATACCAAGAACAATTGCAACAACTCGACAAAGCATTGAGCGAGCAAAATGAGTTAGTAAAACAGATCAATCAAATAAAACAGCAGTATGCTCTTGTTAAGTTGCCAACCATCGCCGCTCAGCAAGAGTCGGGAACCGTTGCCTCGCGGGTTAGTGAAGCGAGTGAATTATTCAGCCAACATCGTCAAGCGTTGCAGCAGATTGATGATTACGTTCACTATTTTGACAATGCGATTGGTCAAAAATCCGGTATTAGTTTAACCGAAACATGGGAGCGGGCACGCAGTGAATGCCAGATCGAGAACGGTCAAGGCATTATGGTCTTAGACTGTCGTAAAATGGTTAAAGAGCTCGATCTGCTATTAACCGTTATGGTTCCTCAGCACTTGGAAGGTGTGCGCAATAACGGTTTAAACTTTGGTAATGATTTAACTCAATATTACAATATTCTCGCCGACATAGATAAACGTATCGCGGCGCAATCGCGACGCATATCAAAACAAGTCGATCAAGAATTGTTTTTAGATGGTGTCAGTGAGTCGAGCGTAAAAATTCGTTCTCGGATCAGTGAGTTTGACTTTTGGCCTACGCTGCAAAAATTTAATAAGTTACATCAGCAGTGGCTAGCTGACGAGTCCGCAGTTTTGCCTGATGAAGACTATATGTTAACTATTCGAGAAGTATTGGATGTGCTCGGACGTGCGACAATGACTGGCGGTGTTGGTCAATTACTTGATATCGAACTGCATTTAAAAGAAGGCAATTCAAATCTCGTTATCCGTACTGATCGACAACTAAATGAATCGTCGAGTCACGGTATGGCTTACCTTATCTTGTGTAAGTTCTTATTGGCTTTCACTCGTCTGCTCCGAGGTGATTCAAAGGCCGTGATTCATTGGCCAATAGATGAAATCGGTACATTGGCAAATAAGAATGTGAAGAAAATATTTGATGCTTGTGCAGCCAATAATATCAGTGTGCTCGGAGCCTTTCCGAACCCTGAGTCTGATGTGCTGCACTTCTTTAAAAATCGCTACTTAATTGACAAGAATGCAACAACACAAAAGTTGCGCATGGTACAACCGAAAGTAAACCCTATTGCCGAAAAGCTTAAGCAGCGCCGAGCGCAGGAGGTAGCACTGTGA
- a CDS encoding enoyl-CoA hydratase/isomerase family protein, producing MSDVVLFDQIDCLNDKKIAVITLNAPKSLNALSHAMVQQITPQLELWQSQPEVVAVFVQGSGDKAFCAGGDIVHLYNNMPAEGGKEAPQVEQFFCDEYKLDFLIHNYPKPIVVWGNGIVMGGGLGLMAGASHRIVTENTRIAMPEISIGLYPDVGGSYFLNNMPNRTGLFLGLTGASINATDAMYVNLADYFIGHQQQQTLLDNLSKISWSGDLSTQKQQLETELSKLAKLSQELAPPSVVAAHQSLIDKVMSGEDLKVIVDNIVNEQIDDKWFNKAQNSLAHGSPLSAVITYHQWLKGQQMNLAECFQMELVISKKCAQFGEFKEGVRALLIEKDNQPHWRYPDVASVDETVVDWFFDNDYEQGAHPLQQLEQ from the coding sequence ATGTCAGACGTCGTATTATTTGACCAAATTGATTGTCTTAATGATAAAAAAATAGCGGTGATCACCCTAAATGCACCGAAGTCGTTAAATGCGTTGAGCCATGCAATGGTACAACAAATAACGCCTCAATTAGAGCTGTGGCAAAGCCAGCCTGAGGTGGTTGCTGTGTTTGTGCAAGGAAGTGGCGATAAGGCGTTTTGCGCAGGTGGCGACATTGTTCATTTATACAATAACATGCCCGCCGAAGGGGGCAAAGAAGCGCCACAAGTCGAGCAATTTTTCTGTGACGAGTACAAATTGGATTTCCTCATTCACAATTACCCAAAGCCGATTGTTGTTTGGGGTAATGGCATTGTTATGGGCGGCGGCTTGGGGTTGATGGCCGGCGCGAGTCATAGAATTGTGACCGAGAATACCCGCATTGCCATGCCTGAAATTAGTATTGGTTTATATCCCGATGTCGGCGGCAGTTACTTTCTCAATAATATGCCTAATAGAACCGGTTTGTTTTTGGGGCTAACAGGGGCATCAATTAATGCAACCGATGCAATGTATGTGAATTTAGCTGATTACTTTATTGGCCATCAACAGCAACAAACGCTACTTGATAATCTCAGTAAAATTTCCTGGTCAGGTGATTTGAGCACGCAAAAGCAGCAGCTTGAAACCGAGTTATCTAAACTCGCTAAGCTGTCACAAGAGCTAGCACCGCCGAGTGTTGTTGCAGCTCATCAGTCGTTAATAGACAAAGTAATGAGCGGTGAGGACTTAAAGGTTATCGTCGATAATATTGTCAACGAACAAATTGACGATAAGTGGTTTAACAAAGCGCAAAATTCCCTTGCTCACGGTAGCCCACTCAGTGCTGTTATTACTTATCATCAATGGCTCAAAGGTCAACAGATGAACCTAGCAGAATGCTTTCAGATGGAGTTGGTTATATCGAAAAAATGCGCTCAATTTGGCGAGTTTAAAGAGGGCGTACGCGCGCTGTTGATTGAAAAAGACAACCAACCACATTGGCGCTACCCAGATGTGGCGAGTGTCGATGAGACCGTTGTTGACTGGTTCTTTGACAACGATTATGAGCAAGGTGCTCACCCACTACAACAGCTGGAACAATAG